A stretch of the Hippoglossus hippoglossus isolate fHipHip1 chromosome 1, fHipHip1.pri, whole genome shotgun sequence genome encodes the following:
- the dgke gene encoding diacylglycerol kinase epsilon, with protein sequence MHREGDEAQDDCGSREEWTLLFWTSLAVIVPVVITLWCSTQRSKRRTHMKDFFRKSKHGWHYTDLFTKPTYCCVCSQHILHGAFCDCCGVCADDQCLRRADRSLPCKEIMGPCSPDGAMEHRWVRGNVPLASYCAACKQQCGTQPKLCDFRCVWCQTTVHDDCMDSLAETDLCDLGEFHSLIIPPHYLLCVNKLRRRQPEEYSKLASSCGSGWTPVLVLANTRSGNNMGEALLGEFRSILNPVQVFDLSELSPSKALQLCTLLPPGSVRVLVAGGDGTVGWVLDAIDTMKLKGQDQFVPRVTILPLGTGNDLSNTLGWGAGYAGEIPVEQVLRNILDAEVVKMDRWKVQVASKVLYFRKPKVLSMNNYFSVGPDALMALNFHTHREKTPSFFSSRIINKAVYFLYGTKDCLVQECKDLDKRIELELDGERVALPSLEGIIVCNIGYWGGGCRLWEGMGDEPCPPTRLDDGLLEVVGVFGSFHCAQIQVKLANPVRLGQAHTVRLVLKSSKMPMQVDGEPWAQGPCTITITHKTQALMLYHSSEQTDDDDDESSTSEAESPTPHDSPRPTGPASARA encoded by the exons atgcaCAGGGAGGGGGACGAGGCGCAGGACGACTGCGGCTCCCGGGAGGAGTGGACCCTGCTCTTCTGGACCTCTCTGGCCGTCATCGTCCCGGTCGTCATCACGCTGTGGTGCAGCACCCAGCGCTCCAAGCGGAGGACGCACATGAAGGATTTCTTCCGCAAGAGCAAGCACGGCTGGCACTACACCGACCTGTTCACCAAGCCCACCTACTGCTGCGTCTGCTCCCAGCACATCCTGCACGGGGCTTTCTGCGACTGCTGCGGCGTGTGCGCCGACGACCAGTGCCTGCGCCGGGCCGACCGGAGCCTGCCCTGCAAGGAGATCATGGGCCCCTGCAGCCCCGACGGAGCCATGGAGCACCGCTGGGTCCGCGGAAATGTGCCCCTCGCCAGTTACTGTGCTGCGTGCAAACAGCAGTGTGGAACCCAGCCGAAGCTCTGCGACTTCAG gtgtgtgtggtgtcagaCCACGGTGCACGACGACTGCATGGACAGCCTGGCGGAGACAGACCTGTGTGACCTGGGCGAGTTTCACAGCCTGATCATCCCTCCTCACTACCTCCTCTGTGTCAACAAACTCCGCCGCAGGCAGCCCGAGGAGTACAGCAAG CTGGCGTCTTCCTGCGGCAGTGGCTGGACTCCAGTGTTGGTCTTGGCTAACACACGTAGCGGTAACAACATGGGGGAAGCTCTGCTGGGAGAATTTCGCTCCATCCTTAACCCAGTGCAG GTGTTTGACCTTTCTGAGCTGAGTCCTTCTAAAGCCCTCCAGTTGTGCACCCTGCTGCCCCCCGGCAGCGTCCGGGTGCTGGTGGCTGGAGGTGATGGCACGGTGGGCTGGGTGCTGGATGCCATCGATACCATGAAACTAAAG GGCCAAGACCAGTTTGTCCCAAGGGTGACCATCCTGCCCCTGGGGACAGGAAATGACCTTTCCAACACTCTGGGCTGGGGCGCTGGGTATGCTGGAGAGATTCCGGTGGAACAGGTTCTCCGTAACATCCTTGATGCGGAGGTGGTCAAAATGGACAG ATGGAAAGTGCAGGTGGCTTCAAAAGTCCTCTATTTTCGTAAACCAAAG GTTCTGTCCATGAACAACTACTTCTCTGTGGGGCCCGACGCTCTGATGGCTCTAAACTTTCACACACACCGGGAGAAAACACCTTCCTTCTTCTCCAGCCGCATCATCAACAAG gcCGTATATTTCCTGTACGGCACCAAAGATTGTTTAGTGCAGGAATGTAAGGATCTGGATAAGAGGATTGAG TTGGAGCTGGATGGGGAGAGGGTGGCGCTGCCCAGTCTGGAGGGCATCATAGTCTGTAACATTGGCTACTGGGGTGGAGGCTGCAGACTCTGGGAGGGTATGGGGGATGAACCCTGCCCACCCACAAG ATTGGATGATGGCCtgctggaggtggtgggtgtCTTTGGCTCCTTCCATTGTGCTCAGATCCAGGTCAAGCTGGCCAACCCTGTGCGGCTGGGACAAGCCCACACTGTCAGG CTGGTTCTCAAGAGCTCCAAGATGCCCATGCAGGTGGATGGAGAGCCTTGGGCCCAGGGCCCctgcaccatcaccatcacccaTAAGACCCAGGCCCTCATGCTGTATCACAGCAGCGAGCAGACGGACGATGACGACGACGAATCCAGCACCTCCGAGGCAGAGAGCCCCACCCCTCACGACTCGCCCCGGCCTACAGGGCCAGCCTCCGCTCGTGCATGA
- the c1h17orf67 gene encoding uncharacterized protein C17orf67 homolog, producing MKKLVVFLLCLVLLTAYTDANPIIKESFAKQLLRSKRQDRPLKAGHPDEPMREHLLHMQALDQRAQETNMEYWLNPHCPPRCDRNYGHPV from the exons ATGAAGAAGCTGGTGGTGTTTCTGCTCTGCCTGGTCCTGCTGACTGCTTACACAG ATGCCAATCCTATCATCAAGGAGAGCTTTGCTAAGCAGCTGCTCCGCAGCAAGAGGCAGGATCGGCCATTGAAGGCCGGCCATCCCGATGAGCCAATGAGG GAGCATCTGCTGCACATGCAGGCTCTGGATCAGAGGGCCCAGGAGACCAACATGGAGTACTGGCTCAATCCTCACTGCCCCCCTCGCTGTGACAGGAACTACGGACACCCCGTTTGA